The genomic region ATGGTCGGCGCACCTCTCCAGATAGCGTGCAATCATCATATAGTGAGCGCATCTCGTAATGTATTTTTGGTCTTCCATCATATAGGTTAGACATTCCCTGAATATGGAATAGCGCAGGGCATCTATGGTATCATCTCTTTCGGAAAAATCCTGCAGAGGAGTTAAATCTTCTGTTTTAAATGCATATAAAGCGTCGTCTATCATCTTGCAGACAATATCAGCCATATATGGAATGCTAACAAGCTTTTTTATATGTGGCTCAGAAGATAGCTCCTTTGCAACATTTGCAATATCTTTTCCATATCTTCCTATTCTCGTTAGATATGTTATAATCTTCAGGCAGACTGCTATAGTGCGCATATCCTTTGCCATTGGCTGATATAAAGCAATTAAACGCAACGCCTTCTCCTCGATTTCTTCATCCATTTTAGCAATTTCGCCTTTTTTTGATAATACCCAGTCAGCGATTTCATTATCCTGATTTTTAAGAGCAATTACTGATTTGATGAGCATTTCCTTTGCAAGATTTCCCATACTTACAATATTCTCCTTCAATTCCTCCAGCTCATGATGAAATTTTTCAACCATTTTATCACCCAAATCTACCCGTTATATACTTTTCAGTTAATTCTTCTCTCGGATTTTCAAATATCTGCTTTGTCTCTCCAAACTCAATTAGCCTTCCCAGATAGAGAAAGCCCGTATAATCACTAACTCTTGCTGCCTGCTGCATATTATGTGTAACTATTACTACCGTATATTTTTTTTCCAGTTCATCTATCAAATCCTCAATTTTTGCAGTTGCTATAGGATCAAGAGCGGAGCACGGTTCATCCATCAATATTATCTCTGGCTCAATAGCCAAAGCCCTTGCAATGCAGAGCCTTTGCTGCTGCCCCCCCGATAAACTTAATGCTGATTCATTCAACCTGTCTTTAACTTCATCCCAAAGCCAAGCTTGCTTTAAACTTCTTTCAACAATTCTATCAAGCTCTTTTTTATCCTTTATCCCCTGAATTCTTGCTCCATATGCAACATTTTCATAAATTGATTTTGGAAAAGGATTTGGCTTCTGAAAAACCATCCCCACCTTCTTCCTCACTTCCACTGGGTCAGCATCCTCGCTATATATATCATATCCATCAATAATAACACTCCCCTCTACCCTGCAGTCATCTATCAAATCATTCATCCTGTTGAAGCATCTTATTAGAGTTGATTTTCCACATCCAGATGGACCAATTAGAGCAGTTACTCTATTTTTCTCTATTCCCATGTTTATATCAAACAATACCTGCTTGCTTCCATACCATAAATTTAGATTAACTGTTCTTATGATTTCCATCTCACCACCTTATCTTTTTCCTGTATCTATTTCTTATTATTATAGCACCCATATATAGAACTATCACGAGCAATGTAAGAACAACAGCGGTTGCAAAAGCATTCCTCCTTGCCTCCTCTCCTGGAACAGATGTTATAATTATAAAAAGATGGTATGGCAGTGCCATCACTGGCTCGAAAATGCTACCTGGCAGAAATTTCTGGCTGAAAACAGCTGCGGTAAAAAGAATTGGTGCAGTCTCTCCAGCTGCTCTGCCTATGCTTAAAATTGCCCCAGTCATTATTCCCGGCAGGGAAGCAGGCAGGACAATTTTTTTTATTGTCTGCCATTTTGTTGCTCCCAGTGCAAAGCTCCCCTCTCTCACATGCTGGGGAATTGTTTTAAGTGTTTCCTGAGTTGTTTTTATGATTGTAGGAAGAATCATTAAGGCAAGCGTTATTTGCCCGGCAAGAAGGCATATCCCCCATTTAAGATATATTACGAAGAATGTCAGGCCAAAAAGACCAAAAACTATTGAAGGAGTTCCATTTAGCATTGTTATGCTGGATAAAATTATTTTCTTTATTTTTCCCTCCCTTGCATACTCATTTAAATATATTCCCGCTCCTATCCCAAGAGGCATTGCAAATAAAATTGCTCCTCCAACTAAAAGTAGAGTTCCAACAATTGCTGGAAAAATCCCTCCTTCTCTGCCCAAATTACTCGGCGGTTTTGTTAAAAATTCTATGTTAAGCCCGCTTATTCCATTTGAGAAAATATAATAAAGGATTATGAAGAGAATCGAAATTGAAATAAACGCACATAAGCTTATTAGTGAGAAGGCAATTTTTTGATAAATCTTTTCAGAAATAACCTCCCTTTTCATTATAAAGTAGAGAAGCAGAATAATTCCAAATATTGCTATTGAATAAACCTCTAAAATATAGATTGTTAGAAAGAATAGAATTATTGAAAAGAAAATTTTTGCATATTTTTTTAAATTCTCATTAACCCTTGCCTTTTTATTCCTTTCAATTATTTTCATTGCAAACCAGTTCACAAAAAATGCAATTATTAAAAGCAGAACCGCAAGTCCATAAAGTGCATGATGCCACATTGAATTTGTTGG from Thermoplasmatales archaeon harbors:
- the pstA gene encoding phosphate ABC transporter permease PstA; translated protein: MHLKEKLVSSLLFLSAFFSVIIIFLIIIFILKEGMPIFLKEGLNFIFGREWKPEGEIYGFDASYGALPLILATLLTTFMAIAIAVPLGIGSAIFISHLAPKRIKSFIKSMIELLAGIPSVVYGFFGLVVLVNFFQANFNVASGEGWLVASIVLAIMILPTITSISEDVISSVPSEYVEGSFALGATKWRTIRKIVLPASLPGIIASIVLGIGRAAGETMAVMMVIGNSALMPNLKMPFMPLKTITSAMAIEMGESPTNSMWHHALYGLAVLLLIIAFFVNWFAMKIIERNKKARVNENLKKYAKIFFSIILFFLTIYILEVYSIAIFGIILLLYFIMKREVISEKIYQKIAFSLISLCAFISISILFIILYYIFSNGISGLNIEFLTKPPSNLGREGGIFPAIVGTLLLVGGAILFAMPLGIGAGIYLNEYAREGKIKKIILSSITMLNGTPSIVFGLFGLTFFVIYLKWGICLLAGQITLALMILPTIIKTTQETLKTIPQHVREGSFALGATKWQTIKKIVLPASLPGIMTGAILSIGRAAGETAPILFTAAVFSQKFLPGSIFEPVMALPYHLFIIITSVPGEEARRNAFATAVVLTLLVIVLYMGAIIIRNRYRKKIRW
- a CDS encoding phosphate ABC transporter ATP-binding protein produces the protein MEIIRTVNLNLWYGSKQVLFDINMGIEKNRVTALIGPSGCGKSTLIRCFNRMNDLIDDCRVEGSVIIDGYDIYSEDADPVEVRKKVGMVFQKPNPFPKSIYENVAYGARIQGIKDKKELDRIVERSLKQAWLWDEVKDRLNESALSLSGGQQQRLCIARALAIEPEIILMDEPCSALDPIATAKIEDLIDELEKKYTVVIVTHNMQQAARVSDYTGFLYLGRLIEFGETKQIFENPREELTEKYITGRFG
- the phoU gene encoding phosphate signaling complex protein PhoU, translated to MVEKFHHELEELKENIVSMGNLAKEMLIKSVIALKNQDNEIADWVLSKKGEIAKMDEEIEEKALRLIALYQPMAKDMRTIAVCLKIITYLTRIGRYGKDIANVAKELSSEPHIKKLVSIPYMADIVCKMIDDALYAFKTEDLTPLQDFSERDDTIDALRYSIFRECLTYMMEDQKYITRCAHYMMIARYLERCADHACKIAEKIYYMVNGVRIEIK